GAGAAGGCGCGCGGCCTGGAGAGCTTCTTCGCCGAGCTATGCAAGTGACATAGCATAGAAGGGCCCTGGCTATGCAGTTTGATCACTGCACTGCCCCTGTTCGGACACGATACGTAATACATATCAAACTCTCGGTAAACAAAACATAGCATATTCAATAACACGACATTAACACACGAGCCTAACACACGAGCCAAATAAACGAAGAATCTAGGCAACGATATTGGTGCACTTTAAGGATTTGTTTTAGGTACTActcgtattattatttattcaacAGAAATTCCCCACCATCCAGCCCCGCAACCCACTCGACAATCCGTTTGAAGAACTCAGCGTCGACCAGCTCGACGATCCGCACATTCCCATTTTGTCATCTTCGCTGCAGCTAACCAGGCTCCATGGCCCCCAGGTAGATGGGCACCTGGAATCACACCACACAAAGGATGTGTGGGGAAATTATCCACATGCACATGCCCCTCTGTACTAACATCTTGGCTCACTCAAATTTCACAGTTTTATTTTGAAGAGTGAGAGGTTTTAGATTGGCTAACGACCCAACAAAATTTTGGATCAAGCTCAAACTGCCATTTGATTATGTTTATTAAACATACGAGTAAAATCTGCGTCCAACAAAGGGGGGAGGCGGGGGGTGTGCATTAAAGCTACTTGAAGAGCAGAGGCAACCTGCAGTGAGGCTCCGTCTGACTGGGATTGTCCGAATAGAGCGACATGGTCCTAGCGGTGAGATCGAAAATGCCAACGGCAATGGTTTTGACCACCTCATCACAGCTGCCATTCTCGCGCCACACGCAATACATTCCCCCAGAGACATCGCCCAGCATATGGCGCACATCCTGCTCGCTCGATGGCGGCTTGTAGGTGCCGAACGCCTGCATTCGCGATACGCTGGAGTCGACCATCAGAGCGTTGGCCTGATCCTGGCGTATGCGATCGAATCTAGGATCGAATCGAGAATTACTCAAGCTGCGCTAATGACTACTGGTAGATCTCTGGTACTCACTGATTCACATGGTAGTTATGATTGCCCAAGGGTATCTCCTTGATGTTCAAAAGCGACTCATTCTTACGGTCTGGCGAAGGCGCCATCTCCACATTATAGAACATCTGGCGGGGATCGCTGTGAAATCAAGGAACAAGAAAACTGCAGACTGTTGACCGTTGACCAAAGTCCCTTTGATACTCACGCCAAGAAGGTAAAGTTAATGGAGCAGGCATCGGCTGCTCCCACACCTGCGTCCTTGAGCACCCTAAAAGCATCGTCCACATTGCTGGTGGCCAGCAGGGCTCGTGTCAAGAAGTGTCTCGCTAAAAAGCATTAAAGCCAACCCTCATTAAAGGTCTCTTATCCCATCGAAAGGGAAATGGGAAGTACACTCACGTGTCTTGCCACTGCGCAACAGCTCCGCACTGATCGTATTGATGCTGAAGACCAGGCCATGATAATTCTGATTCATGGTGTAGCCGGGCAAGTGTCCGGCATAGCACAGGGACATAAAGTGCTCCTCCTTGACATTGTATTTGCCCTGCGGCTTGTCGCTGATGATGTGCGCGTCAACAAAATAGTAATGATTGAGGGATTCCGTCAGGGCATCCTCGGTGTGACCCAACAGTCGCTATAAACGAGACGTTGCACTGTATTAAAGCAATCTTCTGGGGCTCCTCTAGGCTTTACCTACGCAATTCTTTTGGTTGACAATGATTGTGGAGCAGCCAGTCGGCTGGTTATTGTTGCGCGGCTGTAGCTTCAACGCCTGCGGCAGGATGTCGTCAAGGTGCAGGAGAAAGAGCTGAAATAtgataaacgttttaaaaacaaaattaaatatatatattaaaatataacCATGTACGTCTGCTAATCTCTTTATTTATAAGATATACAGCTGAAATTTTTCAAACAGCAGTACCGTTCTTTACTGGACTtttcgataaaatataccgtccgaccctcagaaatataccaaaatataccgtctcatttgaaaaatataccgtaaatgtactgacgaattcatgttctattttacatattcctcgtttttaaaattccgtggaatattactagctatacaGCACATTTATCTATGCCCGAAtcattttatccgattaattaAACTATTCTCAActtgactggtttattttaaacacttgcttttattgaattttgcgtaaaaagaggttttagcgaaataagtcgaacaaaaaacaagtagcgaaataggtcaatcaaaacaaacgaaaaaggaaattgctcaattttgatattccattgaataatgctgactaactaaatctctcagcaatgcccacatagttttatcccattgatgaataaattttctacaagattggatagtttttaatccttgcttttattgtatttattgtaaaaacaGGGTTAAACGAAAAAgctcaacaaaaaaaagagtcgcaatgttgctggtatttgaagacgTGATGCGTGTATAGCCTTTGTACACCCTATTTCGCTAATTTTGTATGAAGATCAAACGTAATTTATTTAttctttagacatattcaagtACCTTATTAGTATCTTGCATATATTTAtgtcgatcctgatacctactgagccttggaagacaaacgtattcacaattctataacattcatttcccccagggtatgtgtgcatggaattagcaacatgtttgtgtatggaatgggactcattgttgctaaagcgaaactgcggcgaatcGGGTATTGCCAAGCTATATAGATTTTCCCACTTAGCTTTATCGCAtagataaatacattttttacaaGATTGCTCCTTTTAATTACCtttatgtattttattttgactaaaatacGGTTTTCAAGGAAATGTTGCCGCAACAgtgtgtatggaatgggactcattgtttCTAAagcgaactgcggcgaactcaaattcgattcaaaaaacgaccaattctttgttccgttgaataaaactatctatatagaacatttagccatgcccactcaattttgtacgattgatgaatccattctatacatgattagcgtattcgaaatacttgcatttattggatttctatatagcattgaaaatgaaattaataaatgacaaaaataccatttaGCACTAAAAAACACCACATGGGAGCGCGgcgaaaaccagtatttctacAGTATGACCCTCAGAACAGCACCGAAATATATGgtctcatttgaaaaatataccgagtggtgcgcgccaaatCGAACTTTTTTGAATGTGAGCGACAAGGATTTAAATGTTGTCAACCGGGCCTTTATCTATCCCCACATAATTTAatacgattaatgaatcaattttctacttaactggcttatttttaatacttgcttttgttggattttgcgtaaaaaaaggttttagcgagaATGGTCAAACAAATGAAACGTGATAAAAAGTAATAAAACGTAAGAGAAAAATCGTTCCCATTGCTCAATTTctttattccgttgaataattctgACTAACTAAAACCTTTAGCTCTACCAACATAATTTTAGGCCattaatgaataaattttctacctGATtgactacttttaagtactccctTTTATTGTATAGTGTtgaaaacaaggtttaaacaaaaaaggtcaacaaaaaacaatggtAACGTGAGTATGGAATGTCACGTCAATCGGAGTTTGGGCATaggtataccctatttggttaATATATGAAGAAACtgttttaaaacgtaattagTTAAAAAACTATCTCAGATTGTTATGTTTTAGACATATTAATGCATATGATTAGGGTCTTGTaaatatatctcgatcccgaTACCCATTCTTGGTTTCTGTAAGAAGACCAAAACcttcaaaatatcgttgaaatacctTTTGAACAGAGACTGAATAGTTTTGGCCTATATTGGTGCATTAGATGACAAAAATTTTCTCAGTTCCATAAAATCCATTTCCCAGGGTATGCAAAATGTTGCTCAATCCGCGCAATGTTGGGGAACAATGCTGCTTGATTTCACGGCACATGAGTCTGCCTCATACAAATTGAATGCTGCCAGCAACATAACACGTAAGAAAACGTAAGTGGTTGCGTAATAATTTTTACgtagctggagctggggctggcaTCGACATTGGCCTGCACGCCCATGGACATCTGCCCAGTGCCACGGAAATGGCCATCGGACACATTTACCAGGAGCTCATGGGCATGAATTTCAATCAGGCCaatatacagcagcagcagcagcaacaccaccaccagcagcagcagcagcaccaccaccagcagcagcagcagcaccaccaccagcagcagcagcagcaggcggctctccagcagcagcagcaggcggctctgaagcagcaggcggctctgaagcagcaggcggctctcctCTCCTACGGCCAAAAGGCCGTAACAGCAACTGGCATAGTCCCTGACCCACGCGACGTATGTTCTCAAAGCGGTGTTTCGgttgcacaaaaaaaaattgatttatgggaaatttattttatttatgcgGAGTGGTCTACTAATACACGCTGAAGTTTCTCGGAATTACTGCCCGACACAGACGCCTACCACGACAGTGCTGCCCAGTCAGAGGTCGTGAAGGCTTGAgtgctgtgtgtgcgtgtgtgtatcaGTGGATGAACTATTGGCAGCACTGGTTAATCTTTTTGTGTATTGGTGAACGAAAAATGCCGGCATACACATGCCCACAGAAGTCTTAAAGTGAGACTTCTGCGGATCGAAGAAATATCAATCCAATCCATTGCATTTTGCGCAGAAGAAGCGATGTCTCACTTTGGGCGACTTTTTCTGTGCTGCCAATTATTTAAGGGAGATAGTTCTCTGCTCTGAGGCATCTATCATGGAACACGAGTGTGTAGAGGCCGGTGCCGCAAATATTTCGAATATTTCATTGCACTTTGATGATTCTCCATCGCCATTTGCACTTGTTGGCTTCAAAAACCATAAGCGCCCTCAAATTCATCCACTAATTGCCTGGCAAGCCGCACATttcgaataaaatatataaaaatctacCATTTACCATATTTACCTTCTTTTTTCTGTGGAAAAGATTAAGTTTTTGAAAAACAAAGCACTTTATTTTCACtgtaaaaatggcaaatagtATTTGCAACGAAAATTCCGCGGAGTTCAagtaaagctgctgaaggttGAAAAACTTCATTGTTACTATCGATACATCGATGTTTCTTCAACTATCGATGGAAGAAAGAGCGCCAACTGCTTGGGTTTGATTATTCGTACAATTTTGCTCATGATCCGACATCAAATACCTTAATTTCGATATTCCGTTTAGTATTTTTAAgcatttttaacatttattaaaaaattaattaacagaCGACTCGGAAATGGCGTAACAGAAGCCCGAGCCAGCTCCGGCCAACTTCACGCGCTGCATCTGGAAATTGATcgaaaattgaatttaaagCCAATCCACTGGCAGAAGGGAGATTCTTACACATTCTCTGTACTGTTGTTGCCACAGTTTCAGTGCTCGTTCCAGCCCCAGGTGTAGATCTCGCCGGCTGTAGTCCGCAGCAGGCCGTGCTCTGCCCCCATGTGCACGCGAGCAGGCGTCTGGCCGTCGGGCAGTCGGAGGCTCAGTGGCTGGGGCACCGCCTGCTGCTCGCTGATCGAGCCCGTGCCCAGCTGTCCGTAGCAGTTGCGGCCCCACATGAGGATCTCGTTGTTGCGGAGCAGCGCCGCATTGTGGGTCCAGCCGACGGCCAGCTGCCGCACGTCCTCCTCGAAGAGGAAGGCGTTGGACTGGTCTTTTGACCAGAAATGCTGCCCCACCAAACTCAAAGAGCTGTCAAAGTTGAATAAgttaaagtaaaaaaaaaacgtaaatacatttttttaaatctatatgAAGGCGCGGTGGACGTGCCTCAACTGTTAAAGTTGAATGAGTCGAATCCTCCAGAAATcaggaaaaacaaacaaattatGAATATGTACGCAGAAGAATAAACCGTTTGTTTCATCCACGAGATTCGCAATGTACAACTTTCTAGCTTAAGGATTACACATGCATTTTctcaatataaaaacaaagacCTCCTGATTATAGACGTCCGCCACGACCGTATCTGCGACGGAGGCAACTCCTCCGCAGCACCTCCGCAACTTTTTGTGAAAATATGTTGAACGAAAAATCGgtagaacatttttttttttcatcgaAAAAACATGCCATTCGCAattcatgttttttttttcccatgtaaatttaataaatttttaattgaaagaCATCTGAAGAAGATTCAGTTTAGTCAATAGAAACAGTGCCAGTATTaggaaaaaaatatatacatacatatatgtatgagAAAAAAGCTCTTGTCGGCCTTTTTATAGGAAAAGCAGCCTGCAGTCggcgctgcagctgcgcagtaGCGATGGACGCGTCAAAATGGCGGAACGTGGACTTATCGATAGGTCCCTCATAAATATttctcgtttttgatatttcgTGTTGCATGCGAAGATATCGATAGGCGAGACCCTAGAAGCGCTGAGAGGAAGGTATTTTTTTTGAACAGGGTGGCAGggccaaaatttaaggggaaaGGTTAGCGAAGAGTGGCCACCGGGTCCTGGAGAGTTAGAGTTCCGCGCGCTCTCCGGAGCCGTTGTGAGAGGATTTCCGATCTCATCCCATAACGGAGTCCCGAAGCCAACTCACCCACacccaaaagaaaagagagcCGACAGCAGCCCGAATCAGgccatgcccttgaacctagtTCAAGGGCGATAGAACAGAGAGCGATGGGGATCGGCAGCCGGGAGCATTAAACAGAACAGCCAAGAGGGGGTTCAGAAAAAAAAGTTCCCGCAACGGAGGAGCATGCGCGCCGGACCTAGTGACTTAGcgattttttttgttctgaaagaaaaagtgagtgGGATGAGGATGGAGTAGTGGCCATCACCCTGCAAAAAAATGAATAAAAGATAAATAAATGTGATTCCAGGGGATCCAGATCAGGGAAAGACCAGGAACCAGGACCAGGAAGCATAAGAGTGAGTCCGCTCCAAAGGGGGAGTAAAGAAACcccaaatttatttttttgttggccgTAGGGAATAGGTCACAGCTCCGCCACCCTGGCCTGTTGTTCCTGCTGGTCTCGAAGGATCAGACCTGGCCACGTAGTGCGGGACCCTCGCCCACTTAGGgagaagaaaaaaaagcacatcaacttatttactcccattaattatttttgttagacGTCTCTAGTTATAAGTATATGTAATTTAAGTCCGTccatatttattatatatatgtaacctat
The Drosophila miranda strain MSH22 chromosome XL, D.miranda_PacBio2.1, whole genome shotgun sequence genome window above contains:
- the LOC117187423 gene encoding uncharacterized protein LOC117187423; the encoded protein is MKFFNLQQLYLNSAEFSLQILFAIFTVKIKCFVFQKLNLFHRKKKLFLLHLDDILPQALKLQPRNNNQPTGCSTIIVNQKNCRLLGHTEDALTESLNHYYFVDAHIISDKPQGKYNVKEEHFMSLCYAGHLPGYTMNQNYHGLVFSINTISAELLRSGKTPRHFLTRALLATSNVDDAFRVLKDAGVGAADACSINFTFLADPRQMFYNVEMAPSPDRKNESLLNIKEIPLGNHNYHVNQFDRIRQDQANALMVDSSVSRMQAFGTYKPPSSEQDVRHMLGDVSGGMYCVWRENGSCDEVVKTIAVGIFDLTARTMSLYSDNPSQTEPHCRLPLLFK
- the LOC117187032 gene encoding ultraviolet-B receptor UVR8-like, encoding MHVSLSLVGQHFWSKDQSNAFLFEEDVRQLAVGWTHNAALLRNNEILMWGRNCYGQLGTGSISEQQAVPQPLSLRLPDGQTPARVHMGAEHGLLRTTAGEIYTWGWNEH